A region of Vitis riparia cultivar Riparia Gloire de Montpellier isolate 1030 chromosome 12, EGFV_Vit.rip_1.0, whole genome shotgun sequence DNA encodes the following proteins:
- the LOC117926609 gene encoding G-type lectin S-receptor-like serine/threonine-protein kinase At4g03230 has protein sequence MKINGFNLCNSMRHAIFFFLCSILCCSARDTITPDNLLIDDGRGTLVSANQTFELGFFIPKGGFNNGKYIGIWYYGLKERTVVWVANRDNPLPDDSVGALAIADDGNLKLVNESGAAYWFTNLGSSSSMGRVAKVMDSGNFVLRDNRSGKILWESFKNPTDTFLPGMIMEGNLTLTSWVSPVDPAPGSYTFKQDDDKDQYIIFEESIVKYWRSEESEGMSSAAAELLSNFSKTRKPTGSQFVRSSYTRLVMNFTGEIRYLVWDNYTEEWSAFWWAPQDRCSVLNACGNFGSCNVNNAFMCKCLPGFEPNSLERWTNGDFSGGCSKKTTLCGDTFLILKMIKVRKYDIELSGKDESECRRECLKTCRCQAYAGVGTIQRGRASTPPKCWIWSEDLGSLQEYNTDGYNLSLRVAKSDIESTVRNCETCGTNLIPYPLSTGPNCGDPMYFSFRCDKATDQVWFALSNGSYRVTSITPERSKFLIQVNDIDNCEARNSQDTQILQLNPPFRIASWCNADTGNSSSSMPMKGQYEIEISWDPPPEPVCNSTTDCKDWPNSSCRTQNRKRRCFCNQNFKWNSSSLNCTQDGGNLAEAPTRANQKSSSSSSALVVVVGIVTAVVVVALLCIIGCIAYFRKRTISKRQENRTNPGLHLYHSESRVKDLIDSEQFKEDDKKGIDVPFFDLEDILAATDHFSDANKLGQGGFGPVYKGKFPEGREIAVKRLSRASGQGLQEFKNEVVLIAKLQHRNLVRLLGYCIEGDEKILLYEYMPNKSLDSFIFDQTLCLLLNWEKRFDIILGIARGLLYLHQDSRLKIIHRDLKTSNILLDDEMNPKISDFGLARIFESKQVEASTNRVVGTYGYMSPEYALDGFFSEKSDVFSFGVVVLEIISGKRNTRSYQSDQNLSLLAHAWKLWKEDRVLELMDQTLSETCKTNEFLRCVNVGLLCVQEDPSDRPTMAVAVVMLSSDTATLPVPKQPAFVVRRDLSSSASSSSKPEASLNSEFLATIEEGR, from the exons ATGAAAATTAATGGTTTCAATCTCTGCAACTCAATGCGACATGcaatctttttcttcttgtgttCTATCCTGTGCTGCTCTGCTAGAGATACCATCACACCAGACAATTTGCTTATTGATGATGGTAGAGGAACTCTTGTTTCAGCCAATCAAACTTTTGAATTGGGCTTCTTTATTCCCAAGGGAGGGTTCAACAATGGAAAATACATTGGCATATGGTACTACGGGTTGAAGGAGAGAACAGTTGTATGGGTAGCCAATAGAGACAACCCCCTTCCTGACGACAGTGTTGGAGCTCTTGCCATTGCAGATGACGGTAACCTCAAGCTAGTGAATGAAAGTGGAGCAGCTTACTGGTTTACTAATCTTGGAAGCTCATCTTCCATGGGTAGGGTGGCCAAGGTCATGGATTCTGGGAACTTTGTTTTAAGGGACAACAGATCTGGGAAGATTCTTTGGGAGAGTTTCAAGAACCCAACTGATACTTTTCTTCCTGGGATGATTATGGAGGGAAACTTAACATTGACTTCATGGGTAAGCCCCGTTGACCCTGCACCTGGAAGCTATACTTTCAAGCAAGATGATGATAAAGATCAGTATATCATATTTGAAGAATCAATTGTTAAATATTGGAGAAGTGAGGAATCAGAAGGAATGAGTTCTGCAGCAGCCGAGCTCTTATCCAATTTTAGCAAGACCCGAAAACCAACTGGGTCTCAATTTGTCCGCAGTTCTTATACACGGTTGGTGATGAATTTCACCGGGGAAATACGATATCTAGTTTGGGATAATTATACGGAGGAGTGGTCTGCATTCTGGTGGGCGCCGCAAGACCGATGCAGTGTGTTGAATGCTTGTGGGAATTTCGGTTCTTGCAATGTTAACAATGCATTTATGTGCAAATGTTTGCCTGGATTCGAGCCTAACTCGCTGGAGAGATGGACTAATGGAGATTTTTCAGGTGGGTGTTCTAAAAAGACAACCCTCTGTGGGGACACATTCTTGATCTTGAAGATGATTAAAGTAAGAAAGTATGACATTGAGCTTTCGGGTAAGGATGAAAGTGAATGCCGAAGAGAGTGCCTTAAGACCTGTCGCTGTCAAGCTTATGCTGGAGTTGGAACGATACAAAGGGGCCGTGCTAGCACCCCTCCCAAGTGCTGGATTTGGTCTGAAGATCTCGGTAGTCTTCAGGAGTATAACACAGATGGCTATAATCTTTCTCTCCGTGTCGCCAAATCAGATATAG AATCAACAGTAAGAAATTGTGAAACTTGTGGCACAAACTTGATCCCCTATCCACTAAGCACTGGACCAAACTGTGGTGATCCCATGTACTTCAGTTTCAGATGTGACAAGGCCACAGACCAAGTCTGGTTCGCCTTATCTAATGGCAGCTACCGAGTAACCAGCATCACTCCAGAGAGATCGAAGTTTCTCATCCAAGTGAATGATATTGATAACTGCGAAGCACGAAATTCACAAGACACGCAGATACTGCAGCTCAATCCACCTTTCAGAATAGCTAGCTGGTGCAATGCTGACACAGGAAATTCTAGCTCCAGCATGCCTATGAAAGGTCAGTATGAAATTGAAATAAGTTGGGATCCACCACCAGAGCCCGTTTGTAACTCAACAACAGACTGCAAGGACTGGCCAAATTCGAGTTGCAGAACGCAAAATAGAAAGAGAAGGTGCTTTTGTAATCAAAACTTCAAATGGAACAGCTCCAGTTTAAATTGTACACAAG ATGGTGGCAATCTTGCGGAGGCTCCAACACGTGCAAACCAgaagtcatcatcatcatcctcggCTCTGGTAGTTGTGGTAGGCATAGTAACTGCTGTTGTAGTAGTTGCACTTCTATGCATCATTGGTTGTATTGCTTATTTTCGAAAAAGAACCATCTCCAAAAGGCAAG AAAACAGAACAAATCCAGGGCTTCACTTGTATCATAGCGAGAGCCGTGTGAAAGACTTAATAGACTCTGAGCAATTCAAAGAAGATGATAAGAAAGGCATTGACGTACCATTTTTCGACTTAGAAGACATACTGGCTGCTACAGATCACTTTTCAGATGCAAATAAGCTTGGACAGGGGGGCTTTGGGCCAGTTTACAAA GGAAAGTTTCCTGAAGGGCGAGAAATTGCAGTAAAGAGACTCTCAAGAGCTTCGGGACAAGGCTTACAGGAATTTAAGAACGAGGTTGTGTTAATTGCCAAACTTCAGCATCGAAATTTGGTTAGACTTTTGGGCTATTGTATTGAAGGAGATGAGAAGATTTTACTCTATGAATACATGCCCAACAAAAGCTTAGACTCCTTCATATTTG ATCAAACTCTATGCCTGTTACTGAACTGGGAGAAGCGATTTGATATCATTTTGGGAATTGCTCGAGGGCTGCTTTATCTTCACCAAGATTCAAGATTGAAGATTATCCATAGAGACTTGAAAACAAGCAACATTCTACTTGATGACGAGATGAATCCCAAAATTTCAGACTTTGGCTTGGCAAGGATTTTTGAGAGTAAGCAAGTAGAAGCAAGCACAAACAGAGTAGTTGGAACTTA TGGCTATATGTCTCCAGAGTATGCATTGGATGGGTTTTTCTCAGAAAAGTCTGATGTCTTTAGCTTTGGTGTTGTGGTACTTGAGATCATCAGCGGGAAGAGGAACACCAGATCTTATCAGTCTGACCAGAATCTGAGCCTTCTAGCCCAT GCATGGAAGCTGTGGAAGGAAGACAGGGTGTTGGAGTTGATGGACCAGACACTAAGTGAAACATGTAAAACAAATGAATTTCTGAGGTGCGTGAATGTAGGGCTGTTGTGTGTGCAAGAAGACCCAAGTGACCGTCCCACCATGGCAGTTGCAGTTGTAATGCTCAGCAGTGACACTGCCACACTCCCAGTTCCTAAACAACCAGCTTTTGTCGTAAGGAGAGACCTTTCCAGCTCAGCTTCTTCTTCAAGCAAACCAGAAGCATCCTTGAATAGTGAGTTCCTAGCCACCATAGAAGAAGGTCGATAG
- the LOC117926024 gene encoding uncharacterized protein LOC117926024 yields the protein MSTSSSTSSVIPVFNGEHYHIWVVKMRFYLRSQGLWNVVMSEADPPPLGANPTIAQMKAYEEEKLKKDKAITCLHSGLADHIFTKIMDLETPKQRVNGCCKPMRLLGKAFIDQKVVEKIMVSVPQKFEAKISTIEESCDL from the exons ATGTCTACTTCCAGCAGTACTTCCTCTGTTATTCCAGTGTTTAATGGTGAACATTATCACATTTGGGTTGTCAAGATGAGGTTTTACTTAAGGTCTCAAGGTTTGTGGAATGTTGTGATGTCTGAAGCTGATCCACCACCATTGGGAGCAAATCCTACAATTGCTCAGATGAAAGCATATGAGGAGGAAAAACTTAAGAAAGACAAAGCCATCACCTGCCTACATTCAGGACTTGCAGACCACATCTTCACCAAAATCATGGACTTGGAAACACCTAAACAG CGGGTTAATGGATGTTGTAAACCAATGAGGCTTCTTGGCAAGGCATTTATAGATCAAAAGGTGGTAGAAAAGATCATGGTTTCAGTGCCTCAAAAGTTTGAAGCCAAGATCTCTACAATTGAAGAGTCTTGTGACTTGTAA